The Scyliorhinus canicula chromosome 11, sScyCan1.1, whole genome shotgun sequence genome contains a region encoding:
- the LOC119973098 gene encoding 40S ribosomal protein S29-like, with protein MGHQQLYWSHPRKFGQGSRSCRACANRHGLIWKYGLNMYRQCFRQYAKHIGFVKLD; from the coding sequence ATGGGTCATCAGCAGCTTTACTGGTCTCACCCCAGGAAATTCGGTCAGGGCTCCCGCTCATGCCGAGCCTGTGCGAACCGACACGGCCTGATCTGGAAATACGGCCTCAACATGTACCGCCAGTGCTTCAGACAATACGCTAAACACATCGGCT